The Campylobacter concisus genome has a window encoding:
- the purM gene encoding phosphoribosylformylglycinamidine cyclo-ligase, giving the protein MISYKDAGVDIDAGNSFVEAIKPFVKSTQTPNVIGGIGSFSGAVRLPSGYKNPAILGATDGVGTKLRLAIDAKKFDGVGEDLVAMCVNDLICNFATPLFFLDYYATAKLEIESAKEVVKSIANGCKKAQCALIGGETAEMPSMYEKGDFDLAGFAVGIAEADEIDRSKFVKAGDVLVALPSSGLHSNGFSLARKVVSELGLKFDEKVGERKLIDVLLEPTRIYVSDFLRLKDKITAMAHITGGGIVENLPRVFPAGLGAKVQKSAVKTPEIFKILAQKVEESEMMRTFNMGVGMILVVPKENVDAVLASSDGYVIGEVVNGKGVELI; this is encoded by the coding sequence ATGATAAGCTATAAAGATGCTGGAGTGGATATAGATGCTGGAAATAGCTTTGTTGAGGCGATAAAGCCTTTCGTAAAATCTACGCAAACACCAAACGTCATAGGCGGCATTGGGTCATTTTCAGGAGCGGTCAGACTACCAAGTGGATATAAAAATCCAGCTATTTTAGGCGCAACTGATGGCGTTGGCACAAAGCTTCGCCTAGCTATCGACGCTAAGAAATTTGACGGCGTGGGCGAGGATCTAGTCGCAATGTGCGTAAATGATCTCATCTGCAACTTCGCTACACCACTCTTTTTCCTTGACTACTACGCAACAGCAAAGCTTGAGATAGAGAGCGCCAAAGAGGTGGTAAAAAGCATCGCAAATGGCTGCAAAAAGGCTCAGTGCGCACTTATCGGCGGTGAGACAGCGGAGATGCCATCGATGTATGAAAAGGGCGACTTTGACCTTGCTGGATTTGCCGTTGGTATCGCCGAGGCTGACGAGATCGATAGAAGCAAATTTGTAAAAGCAGGTGATGTTTTAGTCGCGCTTCCTAGTAGTGGCCTGCACTCAAATGGCTTTTCACTAGCAAGAAAAGTAGTTAGCGAGCTCGGACTAAAATTTGATGAAAAAGTAGGTGAGCGAAAGCTTATCGACGTGCTTCTTGAGCCAACTAGAATTTACGTGAGCGACTTTTTAAGATTAAAAGATAAGATTACGGCAATGGCTCACATCACCGGTGGTGGCATAGTTGAAAACTTACCTCGCGTCTTTCCTGCTGGACTTGGTGCGAAGGTGCAAAAAAGTGCTGTAAAAACGCCTGAAATTTTTAAAATCCTCGCTCAAAAAGTAGAAGAAAGCGAGATGATGAGGACTTTTAACATGGGTGTTGGTATGATATTAGTTGTGCCAAAAGAAAACGTTGACGCTGTCCTAGCTAGCAGCGATGGCTACGTGATCGGCGAAGTAGTAAATGGCAAAGGTGTAGAGCTAATTTAA
- the coaE gene encoding dephospho-CoA kinase (Dephospho-CoA kinase (CoaE) performs the final step in coenzyme A biosynthesis.) yields MQKFPNAYVITGSIASGKSTAINLLKERGFSVIDADIIAHEQLEICKCEIARVFKEQILDEVGKINRQKLGAIVFNDPKKLKILEQILHPKIKEEILSRATKLECLGQVYFVDIPLFFEKEDRYDEFKNVAVIYAPKELLLSRLMNRNGLKLEEAKVRVELQIDIEQKRKKANFIIDNSGDKENLEQELEKFLRQICG; encoded by the coding sequence TTGCAGAAATTTCCAAACGCTTATGTCATTACAGGCTCTATTGCTAGCGGTAAAAGCACGGCTATAAATTTGCTAAAAGAACGAGGCTTTAGCGTGATTGATGCGGACATAATCGCTCATGAGCAGCTTGAAATTTGTAAATGTGAGATAGCGAGAGTTTTTAAAGAGCAAATTTTAGACGAAGTTGGCAAGATCAATCGGCAAAAACTTGGTGCCATTGTTTTTAATGATCCAAAAAAATTAAAAATTTTAGAGCAAATTTTGCATCCAAAGATAAAGGAAGAAATTCTATCTCGCGCTACGAAGCTTGAGTGCTTGGGGCAGGTTTATTTTGTCGATATCCCTTTGTTTTTTGAAAAAGAGGATCGCTACGATGAGTTTAAAAATGTAGCCGTGATCTACGCGCCAAAAGAGCTTTTGCTAAGCCGCTTAATGAACCGAAACGGTCTAAAATTAGAAGAAGCAAAAGTAAGAGTGGAGCTTCAGATAGATATTGAGCAAAAGCGAAAAAAAGCAAATTTTATAATAGATAATAGTGGCGATAAAGAAAATTTAGAGCAAGAACTAGAGAAATTTCTAAGGCAAATTTGTGGCTGA
- the dapF gene encoding diaminopimelate epimerase → MQVSKYNASGNDFVIFHTFLNKDRSELARQICSRTNGVGADGLIVLLPYEKGVKWEFYNSDGSYAAMCGNGSRAAARYAYLNGLVRSNEFALLTGSGEVMASVKGECVEVVLTSPKILSEPLNENGKTWYFYDTGVPHLVNFTQNLDEFDVKECRALRQKYNANVNLAKFDGGVLKVRTYERGVEDETLACGTGMAACFYGATLNLNAAQCLKVYPKSGEELGLRLENGKILFSGAVKHCFDTSIEI, encoded by the coding sequence ATGCAAGTGTCAAAGTACAACGCTAGTGGCAATGATTTTGTCATATTTCATACATTTTTGAACAAAGATAGAAGTGAGCTTGCGAGGCAGATTTGCAGCCGAACAAACGGCGTGGGAGCTGACGGGCTCATCGTGCTTTTACCTTACGAAAAGGGCGTAAAATGGGAGTTTTATAACAGCGACGGAAGCTACGCTGCGATGTGTGGCAACGGCTCGCGCGCGGCTGCTAGATATGCCTATCTAAATGGCCTTGTAAGATCAAACGAATTTGCCTTGCTAACTGGTAGCGGTGAAGTGATGGCAAGCGTTAAAGGTGAGTGCGTTGAGGTCGTGCTAACAAGTCCAAAAATTTTAAGCGAGCCACTAAATGAAAATGGTAAAACTTGGTATTTTTACGATACTGGCGTGCCTCATCTTGTAAATTTCACGCAAAATTTAGATGAATTTGACGTCAAAGAGTGCAGGGCGCTTCGTCAAAAATACAATGCAAATGTAAATTTAGCCAAATTTGATGGCGGAGTTTTAAAGGTGAGAACCTACGAAAGGGGCGTGGAGGATGAGACGCTAGCTTGTGGCACTGGCATGGCGGCTTGCTTTTACGGCGCTACTTTAAATTTAAACGCAGCGCAATGTCTAAAAGTCTATCCAAAAAGCGGCGAAGAGCTTGGCCTTAGGCTAGAAAACGGCAAAATCTTATTTAGTGGAGCGGTTAAACACTGCTTTGATACGAGTATCGAAATTTAG
- the rplT gene encoding 50S ribosomal protein L20, which yields MARVKTGVVRRRRHKKVLKLARGFFSARHKHFRKAKEQLERSLVYAYRDRRQKKRDFRRLWIVRINAACRLNDISYSRFINGLNKAKIELDRKILADLAMNDAKAFAALAKQAKDALK from the coding sequence ATGGCAAGAGTAAAAACGGGCGTAGTTAGAAGAAGACGCCATAAGAAAGTTTTAAAGCTAGCACGTGGCTTTTTCAGTGCTAGACATAAACACTTTAGAAAAGCTAAAGAGCAACTAGAGAGAAGTTTAGTTTATGCATACCGCGACAGACGCCAGAAAAAACGTGATTTCAGACGTTTATGGATCGTTCGTATCAACGCAGCTTGCAGACTAAACGACATTAGCTATTCAAGATTTATCAATGGCTTAAACAAAGCCAAGATCGAACTTGATAGAAAAATTTTAGCTGATCTAGCTATGAATGACGCGAAGGCATTTGCGGCACTTGCAAAACAAGCAAAAGATGCTTTGAAATAA
- the rpmI gene encoding 50S ribosomal protein L35, with translation MPKMKTVRGAAKRFKVGKNKIKRGSAFRSHILTKKPSKRMRDLRGPQYVDSTNVSAVRKMLGV, from the coding sequence ATGCCAAAGATGAAAACCGTTCGCGGTGCTGCTAAGCGCTTTAAAGTAGGTAAAAATAAGATAAAAAGAGGCTCTGCTTTTAGAAGCCATATCTTAACAAAAAAACCTAGTAAGCGCATGAGAGATTTGCGTGGCCCACAATACGTGGATAGCACAAATGTCTCAGCTGTTCGCAAAATGCTCGGCGTATAA
- a CDS encoding C69 family dipeptidase, with translation MKGKILASIVAMSAILGTSSLACTTILVGDKASNDGSMLVARSADSKAVKAQVFLIHPATKNQTGMHSSKAHDGANDFTYPLPKDGMRYTTIANSHTKLHGAVGYNEAGVGLSGTETIYAKDELLKIDPYNEESGITEDDIPDVLLPRMKSAKEGVKLLGEIVETKGAGEGFGVVFIDANELWYFETGTGHKWIATKIAPDEYFVTANQGRLQNYKENDPNFMGAKDVIKFAIDNKTYDPAKDGEFNFTKAYTRDDERDVTYNYPRVCWVQSMFNPSLKQDFADGQKFPVFLKPEKKLSVEDLKSAMRAHYNGTAFDNYASKYEDKKNIYRAISVFRTYESHVMQVRPWLPKEIGRVTYVALGMADLSVYLPYYEGLDGFIKGYSDGSYDADDTSIYWVYRKLQTLVMTDYEKYSPVVKEAYAKFEKELAVKQAKFEDEYMKLYKKDKKKADKLLNEFSQKTMQEAKDLTQQLTNKVFTMLTADMDAKLKSLNKGKKD, from the coding sequence ATGAAAGGCAAAATTCTTGCATCAATTGTTGCTATGAGTGCGATTTTAGGCACAAGTAGCTTGGCATGCACTACCATTTTAGTAGGAGATAAAGCTTCAAACGACGGCTCCATGCTGGTTGCTAGGAGTGCGGATAGTAAGGCTGTAAAGGCACAAGTCTTTTTGATCCATCCGGCCACAAAAAATCAAACTGGCATGCACAGTTCAAAGGCACATGATGGCGCAAATGACTTTACATATCCGCTTCCAAAAGATGGTATGAGATACACAACCATCGCGAACTCTCACACAAAACTTCACGGAGCGGTCGGCTACAATGAAGCTGGCGTTGGACTAAGTGGCACCGAGACCATTTACGCAAAAGACGAGCTTTTAAAGATCGACCCATATAACGAAGAGAGTGGCATCACAGAAGATGACATCCCAGACGTGCTTTTGCCACGTATGAAGAGTGCAAAAGAGGGTGTTAAGCTCCTTGGCGAGATAGTGGAGACTAAGGGCGCTGGAGAGGGCTTTGGCGTGGTATTTATCGACGCAAACGAGCTTTGGTACTTTGAAACAGGCACAGGCCATAAATGGATCGCTACAAAGATCGCTCCAGATGAGTATTTCGTCACGGCAAATCAAGGCAGACTTCAAAACTATAAAGAGAACGATCCAAATTTCATGGGTGCAAAAGATGTGATCAAATTTGCAATCGATAACAAGACTTATGACCCTGCAAAAGATGGCGAATTTAACTTCACAAAGGCCTATACAAGGGACGATGAGAGGGATGTGACTTACAACTACCCACGTGTTTGCTGGGTGCAAAGCATGTTTAACCCAAGTCTAAAACAAGACTTCGCCGATGGTCAGAAATTCCCAGTATTTTTAAAACCAGAGAAAAAACTAAGTGTTGAAGACCTAAAATCTGCGATGAGAGCCCACTACAACGGTACTGCGTTTGATAACTACGCCAGCAAATATGAAGATAAGAAAAACATCTACCGCGCCATAAGCGTCTTTAGAACATACGAGTCTCACGTCATGCAGGTGCGCCCATGGCTACCAAAAGAGATCGGCCGTGTGACCTACGTCGCTCTTGGCATGGCTGATCTTAGCGTTTATTTGCCGTATTACGAGGGGCTTGATGGCTTTATAAAAGGCTACTCTGATGGCTCTTATGACGCTGATGATACTTCGATATACTGGGTTTATAGAAAGCTTCAAACCCTTGTGATGACCGATTATGAGAAGTATTCGCCAGTGGTAAAAGAGGCCTACGCTAAATTTGAAAAGGAGTTGGCGGTAAAACAAGCTAAATTTGAAGATGAGTACATGAAGCTTTACAAAAAAGATAAGAAAAAAGCAGACAAACTCTTAAATGAATTTAGTCAAAAGACAATGCAAGAGGCTAAGGATTTAACTCAGCAGCTTACAAACAAAGTCTTTACTATGCTTACAGCTGATATGGACGCTAAGTTAAAATCCCTAAATAAAGGCAAAAAAGACTAA
- the metE gene encoding 5-methyltetrahydropteroyltriglutamate--homocysteine S-methyltransferase, with the protein MIKSYVLGFPRIGEKRELKRALEGFWAGKEGFSEENLQETAKTLRQRHWKYQQDAGISAISVNDFSFYDLMLDNIIAFGATPPRFANLSGSEQYFACSRGNKNGVAMEMTKWFNTNYHYIVPELSSESKFSLKADKILNEYKEAKANGVKGKVNLIGPITFLALSKTTDGSCPFKHLDALVGEYKKLLEQISKLDDEILVQFDEPIFVTDKNESDLLPLITKVYNELTGVASNIKIVFATYFEHAIKAVSEVAKTKIYGIALDFIHGKRNFEALETIKNSHLTLFAGVIDGRNIWKSNIDEKVKLVHEISEKIGGKDFYIGTSCSLLHVPYTLKYEENLNPEIKSWLSFAVEKLDEIKIITKLANGEKLDESETKIYEENKNAVKTRATSKLIHSDSVQNRIKNLSKFERDEKFEDRIKIQRETLKYGILPTTTIGSFPQTVDLRVLRQNFKKGEIDAAAYEAGIKKYIDECVKFQEDIGLDVLVHGEPERNDMVEYFGEQISGYAFSQNGWVQSYGSRCVKPPLLFGDVSRPEPMTVKWMKYAQSITKHVMKGMLTGPVTMLNWSFVRDDLPRSEVAKQLALCIYDEIADLQNAGIRVIQVDEAAFKEGYPLRAENIPAYEKFAVDCFKLSVSSAEAKTQIHTHMCYSEFNDIIKTIEAMDADVISIETARSGNELLKIFKAVGYKQEVGPGVYDIHSPRVPSVEEIVAQIKALLEVLPKEQLWINPDCGLKTRKWEEVEPSLKNMVEAVKIVRGL; encoded by the coding sequence ATGATAAAAAGTTATGTTTTAGGTTTTCCAAGAATCGGAGAAAAAAGAGAGTTAAAGCGCGCATTAGAGGGCTTTTGGGCTGGTAAAGAGGGCTTTAGTGAAGAGAATTTGCAAGAGACTGCAAAGACGCTTCGTCAAAGACACTGGAAATATCAACAAGACGCTGGTATTTCGGCTATTAGCGTTAATGATTTTTCATTTTACGACCTAATGCTTGATAACATCATCGCTTTTGGCGCTACACCTCCAAGATTTGCAAATTTAAGTGGTTCAGAGCAATATTTCGCTTGCTCAAGAGGCAATAAAAATGGCGTTGCGATGGAGATGACAAAGTGGTTTAACACAAACTACCACTACATAGTGCCAGAGCTTAGCAGCGAGAGTAAATTTAGCCTAAAAGCGGACAAAATTTTAAATGAATACAAAGAAGCAAAGGCTAACGGCGTAAAAGGTAAGGTAAATTTGATCGGCCCTATCACATTTTTGGCTCTTTCAAAGACGACTGACGGCAGCTGCCCATTTAAGCATCTTGACGCGCTTGTAGGCGAGTACAAAAAGTTACTTGAGCAAATTTCTAAGCTTGATGATGAAATTTTAGTGCAGTTTGACGAGCCGATCTTTGTAACAGACAAAAACGAAAGCGATCTTTTGCCACTTATCACAAAGGTCTATAACGAGCTAACAGGCGTTGCTAGCAATATCAAAATCGTATTTGCGACATATTTTGAGCATGCGATTAAAGCAGTTAGCGAAGTGGCTAAAACTAAAATTTACGGCATCGCACTTGACTTCATCCATGGCAAGAGAAATTTCGAAGCACTTGAGACTATCAAAAACAGCCATTTGACGCTATTTGCTGGCGTGATCGACGGCAGAAATATCTGGAAAAGCAACATCGATGAAAAAGTAAAACTTGTTCATGAAATTTCAGAAAAAATAGGCGGCAAAGACTTTTACATCGGCACTTCATGCTCACTTCTTCATGTGCCATATACTCTAAAATATGAAGAAAACTTAAACCCTGAGATCAAAAGCTGGCTAAGTTTTGCGGTTGAGAAGCTTGATGAGATCAAGATCATCACAAAACTAGCAAATGGTGAGAAGCTTGATGAGAGCGAAACAAAAATTTACGAAGAGAACAAAAATGCTGTTAAAACCCGCGCTACTTCAAAGCTCATCCACTCTGATAGCGTTCAAAACCGCATCAAAAATTTAAGCAAATTTGAGCGTGACGAGAAATTTGAAGACCGCATCAAAATTCAACGCGAAACACTAAAATACGGCATTTTGCCTACAACAACGATAGGTAGCTTCCCTCAAACGGTTGATCTTCGTGTACTTCGCCAAAATTTCAAAAAAGGCGAGATCGACGCAGCTGCTTATGAAGCTGGTATCAAAAAATATATCGATGAGTGCGTGAAATTTCAAGAAGATATCGGCCTAGACGTGCTAGTACACGGCGAGCCAGAGAGAAACGACATGGTTGAGTATTTTGGCGAGCAGATCAGTGGATACGCATTTAGCCAAAATGGCTGGGTACAAAGCTACGGCAGCCGCTGCGTCAAGCCACCACTTCTCTTTGGTGACGTAAGCCGCCCAGAGCCGATGACTGTTAAGTGGATGAAATACGCTCAAAGTATTACAAAACACGTAATGAAGGGCATGCTAACAGGTCCTGTGACTATGCTAAACTGGAGCTTTGTGCGTGACGATCTTCCAAGAAGCGAGGTAGCAAAACAGCTTGCGCTTTGTATCTACGACGAGATCGCAGACCTTCAAAATGCGGGCATCAGAGTGATCCAAGTCGATGAGGCAGCATTTAAAGAGGGCTATCCGCTAAGAGCTGAAAATATCCCAGCTTATGAGAAATTTGCGGTTGATTGCTTCAAGCTTTCAGTAAGCTCGGCTGAAGCAAAAACTCAGATCCACACGCATATGTGCTACTCTGAATTTAACGATATTATTAAGACCATTGAGGCAATGGACGCTGATGTTATTAGTATCGAGACTGCAAGAAGCGGCAACGAACTACTTAAAATTTTCAAAGCCGTTGGCTACAAACAAGAGGTCGGACCTGGCGTTTACGACATCCACAGCCCGCGTGTGCCAAGTGTTGAGGAGATCGTCGCTCAGATCAAAGCTCTACTTGAAGTCTTGCCAAAAGAGCAACTCTGGATCAACCCAGATTGTGGCCTAAAAACTAGAAAATGGGAAGAGGTCGAGCCAAGCCTTAAAAACATGGTAGAAGCCGTCAAGATCGTAAGAGGTCTATAA
- a CDS encoding DNA-binding protein, with protein MLKDKIINNESGIVLYGLTPPKAEFDEVKLKEIAAKWDKRITDVQADGLVLYEIQDESSRIKSERTFEFSDTLSPEIYYSKYLNLKTPSIFYRVANKYNESEFRANLAKSSSDINVFVGVASGKIEPKMSLERAYEIARDEFKELVVGGVCIAERHAKKGDEEQRMSQKAKMGAKFFISQAVFDINLAKNLLTSVAKSGLNLPIILTFTTCGTPKTLEFIKWLGISVDEKSEKRMLQSDDFLATASQICLENFVELYEFAKKLGINIGVNVESVMAKRAEIEASLELTHKMREVF; from the coding sequence ATGTTAAAAGATAAGATCATAAACAATGAAAGTGGCATAGTGCTTTATGGCCTAACGCCTCCAAAGGCTGAATTTGACGAGGTGAAGCTTAAAGAGATCGCTGCAAAATGGGACAAGAGGATTACAGATGTGCAGGCTGATGGCTTGGTGCTTTACGAGATCCAAGATGAAAGTAGCCGCATAAAAAGCGAGCGAACTTTTGAATTTAGCGATACATTAAGCCCTGAAATTTACTACTCAAAATACCTAAATTTAAAGACGCCAAGTATATTTTATAGGGTCGCGAATAAATATAACGAGAGTGAATTTAGAGCAAATTTAGCCAAAAGTAGTAGTGACATAAATGTCTTTGTCGGCGTTGCTTCTGGCAAGATAGAGCCTAAAATGAGCCTAGAGCGTGCTTATGAGATCGCTAGAGATGAGTTTAAAGAGCTTGTAGTGGGCGGTGTTTGCATAGCTGAGAGGCACGCTAAAAAGGGCGATGAAGAGCAAAGGATGAGCCAAAAGGCCAAAATGGGAGCAAAATTTTTCATCTCGCAGGCAGTTTTTGATATAAATTTGGCTAAAAATTTACTAACAAGCGTGGCAAAAAGCGGGCTAAATTTGCCTATTATCTTAACCTTTACGACTTGTGGCACGCCAAAAACGCTAGAGTTTATCAAGTGGCTTGGAATAAGTGTTGATGAAAAGAGCGAAAAAAGGATGCTTCAGAGTGATGATTTTTTAGCCACGGCATCACAAATTTGCCTTGAAAATTTTGTAGAGCTTTATGAATTTGCTAAAAAACTTGGTATAAATATCGGAGTCAATGTTGAAAGTGTAATGGCAAAAAGAGCCGAGATCGAAGCGAGTCTAGAGCTAACACATAAGATGAGAGAGGTGTTTTGA
- a CDS encoding alanine/glycine:cation symporter family protein gives MPTNFAEILNNCVESINSFLWGPYFLIALLCGTGLFFTIRLRFVQIFKFKMGLKELFGNFSLHGEAAGKAGMSQFQAVATAIAAQVGTGNLVGATTALIMGGPGAIFWMWCAAFLGMATNFAEICLAQIYRTKDDSGHTIGGPAFYISRGLKGKWAKILAGFFAIAIIIALGFIGNMVQANSISDGFKGAFGIPQWITGAFLAIVCAVIFIGGVKAIARVAEKIVPLMALLYVGVGLIIIALNFHEIPDAVLLIYKAAFDPSAAWGGATGASIAAAMRYGIARGLFSNEAGMGSTPHAHAAANVKHPVDQAVLGIMSVFVDTFIVLNITVFVVLTANVISFENGKAVFTGITLVQEAFSSHIFGRVGGYSFVAVCLFFFAFTTILGWYYFAEINVRYLFGAKAVRAFQILVVVFVFLGSLQKVDFVWSLADMFNGLMVVPNLIAIIILSPIVAKLLKDHDAGKEYDVKDYLK, from the coding sequence ATGCCTACAAATTTTGCTGAAATTTTAAATAATTGTGTCGAAAGTATAAATTCATTTCTTTGGGGTCCATACTTCCTTATTGCCCTACTTTGCGGCACTGGACTATTTTTTACTATTAGGCTTAGGTTTGTTCAAATTTTTAAGTTTAAAATGGGCCTAAAAGAGCTTTTTGGGAATTTCTCACTTCACGGCGAAGCTGCTGGCAAGGCTGGCATGAGCCAGTTTCAAGCAGTTGCAACTGCGATCGCAGCACAAGTTGGCACCGGCAATCTAGTAGGTGCGACAACGGCTCTTATCATGGGCGGTCCTGGAGCGATATTTTGGATGTGGTGTGCTGCATTTTTAGGCATGGCTACAAATTTTGCTGAAATTTGTCTAGCTCAAATTTACCGCACAAAAGATGACAGCGGTCACACGATAGGCGGTCCGGCATTTTATATAAGTCGTGGATTAAAGGGAAAATGGGCAAAAATTTTAGCTGGCTTTTTCGCTATCGCTATCATTATCGCACTTGGCTTTATCGGCAATATGGTGCAAGCAAACTCGATCTCAGACGGCTTTAAAGGTGCCTTTGGTATACCTCAGTGGATAACTGGAGCTTTTTTAGCAATCGTCTGCGCAGTTATCTTTATAGGTGGCGTAAAGGCGATCGCAAGAGTGGCTGAAAAGATCGTGCCTTTGATGGCTTTGCTTTATGTAGGTGTTGGACTAATCATTATCGCTTTAAATTTTCACGAAATTCCAGATGCAGTTTTGCTTATCTACAAAGCAGCATTTGATCCTTCAGCTGCGTGGGGTGGAGCGACTGGAGCTAGCATAGCGGCTGCGATGAGATACGGCATAGCAAGGGGTCTTTTTAGTAATGAAGCTGGCATGGGCTCAACTCCGCACGCACACGCCGCAGCTAATGTCAAACACCCGGTCGATCAAGCAGTACTTGGCATAATGAGCGTATTTGTAGATACTTTTATCGTTTTAAATATCACCGTTTTTGTAGTGCTTACTGCAAATGTTATTAGCTTTGAAAATGGCAAAGCAGTCTTTACAGGCATAACTTTAGTGCAAGAAGCCTTCTCATCGCATATCTTTGGTAGGGTTGGCGGATATAGTTTCGTAGCTGTTTGCCTATTTTTCTTTGCATTCACAACAATTCTTGGATGGTACTATTTTGCTGAGATCAATGTGCGCTACCTTTTTGGCGCAAAGGCGGTCAGGGCGTTTCAAATTTTGGTAGTCGTTTTTGTATTTTTGGGAAGCTTGCAAAAGGTTGATTTTGTCTGGAGCCTAGCAGATATGTTCAATGGCTTGATGGTCGTACCAAATTTAATTGCCATCATCATTTTAAGCCCTATCGTGGCAAAGCTTTTAAAAGATCACGATGCTGGCAAAGAGTATGATGTGAAAGATTATTTGAAATAA
- a CDS encoding ATP-dependent DNA helicase RuvA: protein MNKQNLAYITNLEIEDVPWSRLTTTYGRASEFPEIFKQLSAAIGEKNLTQSLTTSKSNSGQNTANPANNNEAKFNAKAACDVLDKIFKEIEHQSTFWHATPFALVFLARIFMRAKLVADNGDKNEVAELIVSRLGEFFAFMLMVCDDADKINHAAPLGSFADMLAEKYLWPQSDENDEELWEERFYDDDLFYSFYFYSRTVLDTTGVDFKQFKPIE, encoded by the coding sequence ATGAATAAGCAAAATTTAGCATACATCACAAATTTAGAGATAGAAGACGTGCCTTGGAGTAGATTAACAACGACTTATGGTAGAGCAAGCGAATTTCCAGAAATTTTTAAACAGCTTTCGGCAGCGATCGGCGAGAAAAATTTGACACAAAGTTTGACTACCAGCAAGTCAAATAGCGGACAAAATACGGCAAATCCAGCAAATAACAATGAAGCAAAATTTAACGCCAAAGCTGCTTGTGACGTGCTTGATAAAATTTTTAAAGAAATAGAGCATCAAAGTACTTTTTGGCACGCTACGCCTTTTGCACTTGTATTTTTGGCGAGAATTTTTATGCGGGCGAAGTTGGTCGCTGATAACGGCGATAAAAACGAGGTGGCAGAGCTTATCGTATCCCGTCTGGGTGAATTTTTCGCGTTTATGCTTATGGTTTGTGACGATGCTGATAAAATTAATCACGCCGCACCACTGGGCAGCTTTGCTGATATGCTAGCCGAAAAATACCTGTGGCCACAAAGCGACGAAAACGACGAGGAGCTTTGGGAAGAACGCTTTTATGATGATGATTTATTTTATAGTTTTTACTTTTATTCGCGTACAGTCCTTGACACGACCGGTGTGGATTTTAAGCAGTTTAAGCCTATAGAATAG